GCCCGCTCACAAACACAATGACGTCGTGCTGGGTGGCGAACTTTTTCAGGGCCGGCTCCCGGTTGCTCACCTGCCGGCAGATGCTGTCGTTGGCGTCGAAAGCCTCCAGGGAGCCGCCGGCCGCCGCAATGCGCTGCTCTATCACCTCTTTCATGTGGTAGAAGCCAGCCGTGCTCTTGGTGGTCTGGCTAAACAGCGTCACGGGCCGCGAAAAGTCAATCTGGTCCAGGTCGGCTTCGGTCATGACGATGATGGCCTGATTGCCGGTCTGGCCCGTGAGGCCGGTTACCTCGGCGTGGCCGGGCTGCCCGTAGATGACGATTTGGCCGTTTTGGCGGGTGGTGGCGTCGTAGGCGTGCTTCACGCGGTTTTGCAGCTTCAGCACCACGGGGCAGGAAGCGTCAATCAGTTCGATGTTGTTGCGCAACGCCAACTGGTAGGTTTCCGGCGGCTCGCCGTGGGCCCGAATCAGCACCTTGGCATCGTGCAGGCCCGCCAGTTGCTCCCGGTCGATGATGCGCAGGCCCAGGGCGTGCAGGCGCTCCACTTCCATGCGGTTGTGCACGATGTCGCCCAGGCAGTACAGCGTCTGGTCCTGGGCCAGCTCGTCCTCGGCCATCTGAATGGCAAACTCGACGCCGAAGCAGTACCCGGAATTCTTATCGATAGTGACGTTCATAGCTTCTCTACAGTAAACTTCGGGAGGGCGCGGCAAGAAGCAATGCATCCTACAGCACAAGGTAAACAACCGAACTTCGGTTTCGGTGACGCGCAGGCCGACAAATACCGGGCCTCACTCGCTACTTCTTAGCTGCAACCCCAGCCTGACCCAGTACACCCCCGTTACTTTTCGGCTGCGGCCAAGGACAGCAAAGCCGCCGACACGCGCTCCAGCACGAAATCCACTTGCTCGTCGACGGTAATGTGGGTGGTGTCGAGCAGGATGGCGTCGGGGGCGCGGCGCAGGGGGCTTTCGGCGCGGGTAGAGTCGAGGTGGTCCCGCTTGCGCAGGTTTTCCACGATGTCTTCCACCGGCACGTGCTCGTCTTTCTGGGCTAGCTCCTCCTGGCGGCGCAGGGCCCGCGTAAGCACGTCGGCGGTCATAAACACCTTTACCTCGGCATCCGGAAACACGGTAGTGCCGATGTCGCGCCCGTCCATCACCACGCCGCGCTTGCGGCCCATGCGCTGCTGCTGGCGCACCATGGCGTGGCGCACGGCCGGAATGCCCGATACCTCGCTCACGGAGTTGGAAATGCGCATCTGCCGGATTTCGTCTTCCCGGATTTCGCCGTCGATGCACACTTCGTTGCGGCCGGTGCTGCGGTTGCGCTTGAAGGTGATATGCAACTCGTGCAGGGCCTGCTCGATGCGGGGCAGGTCGTCGAAGGCAATGTTGTGCTCCAGCAGGTACAAGGTCACGGCCCGGTACATAGCCCCGGTGTCGATGTAGGCGTAGCCCAGCTCGGCGGCCACGGCTTTGGCCGTGGTGCTTTTGCCACACGAAGAGTAGCCATCAATGGCAATGACAATTTTTCGCATGGCGAAGTCGCTTGAGGCAGAACAGCTGGCAGGACTCACTACATCCAGGATTTACGGCCCGGCTTGGTGGCCAGGCGCTGGGGTACATCCGCAAAAAACAGGGCCACCGACTGGGCCAGGCCCTTGGTGAGCTGCTCACTTACGCGGTAGAAGGGGTTGAAAAAATGGTGGTCGTTGATACCCACGCCCGTGGTACCGTCGCGCCCGGTGGCCCACTCGCCCCGGTAGGTTTCCACCAGGCACTGCCCCAGGAAGCACCCCAGCGCCGTGACAACGCCCGGCCGGTCGGCTTCCTTGATGATGGGCCGCTGAGTTTCAATGAACTCGGCCAGGCGTTGCACGGCCTCCGCATCAAACTGATTGACGCGCAGCTGCTGGCGCACGGCCTCGGCGGCAGCTAGCAGAGAAGTAAGCGGGTTGGTTTCGGGCATAAAGCGGCGGCGGAGGAAAGCAGAAGCTATAACTGAGATGGTGGGGCTGACTCAATTAGGCGCGTCGGTACTGGCCGCACTGTGATTGGGTACGGGAGGCACCGGGCACTTAGTGACTGTCGCAGGGGCAAGGGGTTTTTCCGCTTTTGGCTTTGCGCTTGAAGGCGGCCGTTTTCTTCTGCTGAGGGGTGCGGCTGGCGCAGCCCGCGGCCACCAGGCCCGAGCCTCCAATTAGGGCGGCCAGCAGCAAAGTCACAATCTTTCTCACGGCGCGGATTTTCGGCAAATATACGCTTCTTTACCCGTTAGCCGCCCCGCAACCTCAACTTTCCCGCGGCGGCGCCCCGTTGCTATGCCCGCCGAATTTCGCCTCCTGGCCAACGTCATCGACCTGTTTCAGAACACCATCCGGCCCGCCACGGTGCACGTGGCCGAGGGGCGCATCAGGAGCATCGAGCCCACCG
This region of Hymenobacter sp. YIM 151500-1 genomic DNA includes:
- the cmk gene encoding (d)CMP kinase, whose translation is MRKIVIAIDGYSSCGKSTTAKAVAAELGYAYIDTGAMYRAVTLYLLEHNIAFDDLPRIEQALHELHITFKRNRSTGRNEVCIDGEIREDEIRQMRISNSVSEVSGIPAVRHAMVRQQQRMGRKRGVVMDGRDIGTTVFPDAEVKVFMTADVLTRALRRQEELAQKDEHVPVEDIVENLRKRDHLDSTRAESPLRRAPDAILLDTTHITVDEQVDFVLERVSAALLSLAAAEK
- a CDS encoding 4-hydroxy-3-methylbut-2-enyl diphosphate reductase produces the protein MNVTIDKNSGYCFGVEFAIQMAEDELAQDQTLYCLGDIVHNRMEVERLHALGLRIIDREQLAGLHDAKVLIRAHGEPPETYQLALRNNIELIDASCPVVLKLQNRVKHAYDATTRQNGQIVIYGQPGHAEVTGLTGQTGNQAIIVMTEADLDQIDFSRPVTLFSQTTKSTAGFYHMKEVIEQRIAAAGGSLEAFDANDSICRQVSNREPALKKFATQHDVIVFVSGRKSSNGKALFSVVNQTNPRSYFVENEQELQDEWFIGAETVGICGATSTPMWLMQRVKDRIEEVAAAVA